In Streptomyces sp. TS71-3, the following proteins share a genomic window:
- a CDS encoding TetR/AcrR family transcriptional regulator: MGTVTAADRTPKQDRSRLTRQRLLEAAVTCLAAHGWAGSTVAVVAERAGVSRGAAQHHFPTREDLFTAAVEYVAEQRSSALRALFPDGTHDRRAVVAALVDLFTGPLFKAALQLWTAAAHEDLLRVRVTELEARVGRDTHRIAVELLGVDESVPGARETVQGLLDMARGLGLAALLTDDTPRRERVVRQWAALLDEALG; the protein is encoded by the coding sequence ATGGGCACGGTGACCGCGGCGGACCGCACGCCGAAGCAGGACCGCAGCCGGCTGACCCGGCAGCGGCTCCTGGAGGCCGCCGTGACCTGCCTCGCCGCGCACGGCTGGGCGGGCTCCACCGTCGCCGTGGTCGCCGAGCGCGCGGGCGTCTCCCGGGGCGCCGCCCAGCACCACTTCCCGACCCGCGAGGACCTCTTCACGGCGGCCGTCGAGTACGTGGCCGAGCAGCGCTCCAGCGCACTGCGCGCACTGTTCCCGGACGGCACGCACGACCGCAGGGCCGTCGTCGCCGCCCTCGTCGACCTCTTCACCGGCCCGCTGTTCAAGGCCGCACTCCAGCTCTGGACGGCCGCCGCCCACGAGGACCTGCTCCGCGTGCGGGTCACCGAGCTGGAGGCCAGGGTCGGCCGCGACACTCACCGCATCGCCGTGGAACTGCTCGGGGTCGACGAGTCCGTACCCGGCGCCAGGGAGACCGTCCAGGGCCTCCTGGACATGGCCCGCGGCCTGGGCCTCGCGGCACTCCTCACGGACGACACCCCGCGCAGGGAGCGGGTGGTGAGGCAGTGGGCGGCACTGCTGGACGAGGCTTTGGGGTGA
- a CDS encoding enoyl-CoA hydratase family protein — translation MTEPLRTAHERGVAVLTLDDHPRRNALSRSLVSALTEALHKADGDGDVRAVVLTHSGSTFSAGADLKDPPAPDAVLALLRLLLELDKPVVARVTGHARAGGLGLLGACDIAVAGPEATFAFTEVRLGVAPALISLPLLPRLDARAASRYWLTGERFDAPEAARIGLLTAAAQDVDAALAPVLDGLRKAAPQALRATKQLVNARVLEAFGSGGDAMAALTARLFGSAEAREGMAAFMERRDPAWVR, via the coding sequence GTGACCGAACCCCTCAGGACGGCGCACGAGCGCGGTGTCGCCGTCCTCACCCTCGACGACCACCCGCGGCGCAACGCCCTGTCCAGGTCCCTGGTGAGCGCCCTGACGGAGGCACTGCACAAGGCCGACGGGGACGGCGACGTGCGCGCGGTCGTGCTCACGCACTCCGGGTCCACGTTCAGCGCGGGCGCCGACCTGAAGGACCCGCCGGCCCCGGACGCGGTCCTCGCGCTGCTGCGGCTGCTGCTGGAGCTGGACAAGCCCGTCGTCGCCCGGGTCACCGGGCACGCGCGCGCGGGAGGGCTCGGGCTGCTCGGCGCGTGCGACATCGCCGTGGCGGGCCCGGAGGCCACGTTCGCGTTCACGGAGGTGCGCCTCGGGGTGGCCCCCGCGCTCATCAGCCTGCCGCTGCTGCCACGCCTCGACGCGCGGGCCGCGAGCCGCTACTGGCTGACGGGCGAGCGCTTCGACGCCCCGGAGGCGGCCAGGATCGGGCTGCTGACGGCCGCCGCACAGGACGTCGACGCCGCGCTCGCCCCCGTCCTCGACGGTCTGCGCAAGGCCGCGCCTCAGGCGCTGCGGGCCACCAAGCAGCTCGTCAACGCGCGCGTGCTGGAGGCCTTCGGGTCGGGCGGCGACGCGATGGCGGCGCTCACGGCCCGCCTGTTCGGCTCCGCGGAGGCCCGCGAGGGGATGGCGGCGTTCATGGAGCGGCGGGATCCGGCGTGGGTACGGTGA